Genomic DNA from Coregonus clupeaformis isolate EN_2021a chromosome 26, ASM2061545v1, whole genome shotgun sequence:
CAGTCTCCACAGATGGCACCGATGAGTCCGTTGATGACCTGGATGGCACAGAGCACAGCCTGCAGCAGGCCCATCACCAGCAGCATGGAGAACAAGGTCAGGTGCCAGGTCACAATGCCCTCAGGTGCCTTACAGCCCTGCCACAGGTTGTGGTTATTCAGGTAGTCACTGGTGGGGAACAGAGAAGAAGTTCAGCAAAAAGTAAAATAAGATTCAGCACACTGCAATGTATGTGAGTGACTGAGAGGTACATACATTGTCAAAACATAAACAATGTATTAACAACAATGTATTTGAGTGCTAAAACAGTTCTTACCCGTCAACAAAGGGGTTGGTCCATGACTCTGTTGTGCCATTGGTATAGAGACACGTTGGTCCATTATGAATGGCAACAGCAGACACAATGAAGGAGTAGCCAGCCCCCAGAACCCCAACCGCAGCAAAGATGATCGAGGTGAACATCTGAGGAAAAGAAAGATCACAGTTACAGAGGTCCAATTCAATCAATCTGGTTATTGAACCCAGGCCATCCAAGTGACTCAaatagactgtgttagtccactgagcTGAAAGTGGTAGGAGGAGTGGTAGGAGGGGCTCTTCAGGGCCCATATCCATAAAAcgtctcagagtaagagtgctgatctaggatcaaaatttataagattatatggacaggtctGGGGTCCTGTTCCTAGATCAGGATGGACTTCAGGTCTTACTTATACTGTGAGCATATCAGCTTGATATATCACAAAGGCAGGCTTTCCTGTTCAGGTTGGAACTCTGGGTGGTCTGCAGTGGGCCATTTCATTTGGTGTCCGCTGGGGTCTGCTTAGGGTGTGGTTTGATATCCGCATAGCTGTTTTGTACCGAGTTGACCTACTGAAAGGGAACGTAcagttatgactataactactgttccctgaaggagagAAACGAGGTACAACAACACCTGTTCAGCCCTGCATCGCCCAGTTCTGGGCTCGGTGAAGAGCAGTACTGAATTGAAATAATTAATCCTCGGGTTTATCACCTGTGGACGACGGGGCTTACGGTGATGCACGGtgttcattggccttgtcaggcaTGATTCTAATGCTCTTCAGTAGAGGGCGCTAGTGCGCAAACTCCCCATAGCCTTCTTCAGGGAACAGTAATTATAGTCATAACTGTACACTTCTCTTATCTGCTGGCCACCAGTATAATGGGGGCTCTGTCTGTAGGAGTCATGTGAAATGCCAGTTGAACTCCCTGCCTTGGGGTGATTAAAATCGATGTATTATATCTACTGCATGTGTCTGTGCGtacatgtgtgcatgcgtgtgtgtgactctggTTTCTCCATGTACTCACTGCAAATCTCTTTCCACAACTCTCGTTGCCACAGCAACCGCAGCAGTCATTGTTTTTGAGTCCCAGGAAGACAAGTGCTGGGAGGATCATCTGTTCAGAAAGATATACAGCACACAATTATTAGGATCAGACCGCAACGATATACACACAACCATTAGGATACACAACTATTGGTTAAGATCAGGACAGAAAGACCTCATACTACCCACAACCATTTGGATAAGACCCGGAAGACTGCTCTCCAGTTGTAAATGCTCACTATAGCACAGACAATCATATTGGTTTGAATCAGATTAGTAGGGAGACTACTGTTTCTGTCATCAGCAACAGGAAGGACAACGGCACGTTGGTTTAAGAAGCAAAAACAGAGTGGCACTGTCTATTGAACACTGTGAACATTATTCTAAACGTTTCATTACATTctaataatgctgtaataacacaaGCGTAATGGACAAGGCCACCTCACAGTCTTTCATTTTGATAATTTAAAATTGCACCTCATATACTATTATGCAGTTATAATACGTTATAAATGACTGTTCACCTGTTTTCTGAAAGGCTTAATCCAATATTTGTACATTTCTATGTTTTTCCACATGTTGAATAGAGATATCCAAATAAAACCATTGAAATTAGAAATGTGTACATTAGAGAGTTATTAGAAGTTATTAAAAGCCCCAAGTCAAAAGCCCTTTTCCATCCCCGCAGTAACAGTTGACTTACCAGAACCCCGGATCCCATGATGCCCCCAAAGTACCACACCTCTTTAGTGATGTGGTCATTGTCTTCAGCGACCAGCCCCCCAGGGAAGAAGAGCAGGATGTTACAGAGCACACATAGGATGGCCAGGGGGATCAGGGTGATGCCCAGACACTTGGCAAAACTACCCGAGCACATGGTACACCTTATCAGCCAAAACAGTCACACAGGGCCAACAGGGGTTCTCTAAAGTCTAAAGGGCTCCCACACAAACTCGTACACACCTAAACTGTACGTCCTCCGTAAAAGGTTCCTATCTAGGACTGTACCTGTCCAGTGCAACCAAACGGTCTCAATCCCTCAGATTGGGGAGGGGTGTATATATAGACAGCTGGTTGGATGATGTCACTGCCTTAAATTGAATTTACAGTGTTTGTGCTATGGCAACCATCTGGTCCGGTTAATGTTCTACTACAGGATTTGCCTGCCTGGCCCCAGCcctgacagagagatagaggggggttATTGAACACACTGCCACTCTATTGGAGTCCATACATGGTTATGAATGGGAGTATGTTTCAGGCTATATTTTTCCTGATACTTTATGGTATTTTATTCGGTCAATGTTGTAGTGAAAAACCCATGAAGCTTCTCATaattttacattacattatttaaataaggtatcaTACAGTGAAAAACATTCCAATACAATGTGATTATCATTCAAGAATAACTTTTTTCCTTTACATAGTTTTATTCACATTTAGGCTTATATTAATGCATCATATTTAGTCTGAAAACAACAATGCCACCAGCATATTGTGCACTATTAGATTTATGACGTATAGGCTACAAGgtaaatgtacactgagtgtacaaaacattaggaacaccttcctaatattgagttgcacccccttttgccctcagaacagcctcaattagttggggcatggactctacaaggtgtcgaaagcattccacagggattctggcccatgttaactacaatgctttccacagttgtgtcaagttggcaagatgtcctttgggtggtggaccattcttgacacatacggaaactgttgagcgtgaaaaatccagcagctttgcagttcttgacacactcaaaccagtgtgcctggcacctactaccataccttgttcaaatgcacttcaatc
This window encodes:
- the LOC121540398 gene encoding transmembrane 4 L6 family member 4, which gives rise to MCSGSFAKCLGITLIPLAILCVLCNILLFFPGGLVAEDNDHITKEVWYFGGIMGSGVLMILPALVFLGLKNNDCCGCCGNESCGKRFAMFTSIIFAAVGVLGAGYSFIVSAVAIHNGPTCLYTNGTTESWTNPFVDGDYLNNHNLWQGCKAPEGIVTWHLTLFSMLLVMGLLQAVLCAIQVINGLIGAICGDCCGCCGSTDGAV